One window of Leptospira yasudae genomic DNA carries:
- a CDS encoding STAS domain-containing protein, producing the protein MARVEFDSLYIETTKTSLPNKEVQLVVFNGKVTNSNSFEISRKIHFIFEEEVYNIILDLSALEYINSVGVATILTLIKTVDQHSGKIVIGGLNHFLENVIRLMELPKKVEIYHSVDEAKKAFA; encoded by the coding sequence ATGGCGAGAGTAGAATTCGATTCATTGTATATTGAGACTACAAAAACGAGTCTCCCCAATAAGGAGGTCCAACTCGTCGTGTTCAACGGCAAGGTGACGAACTCCAATTCGTTCGAGATTTCCCGTAAAATTCATTTTATTTTCGAGGAAGAAGTTTACAACATCATCCTCGATCTTTCGGCGCTCGAATACATCAACAGCGTCGGCGTGGCTACGATTCTTACCTTGATCAAAACCGTGGATCAGCATTCCGGCAAGATCGTGATCGGGGGATTGAATCACTTTTTGGAAAACGTGATTCGTTTGATGGAACTGCCTAAGAAGGTGGAGATCTATCACTCCGTGGACGAAGCTAAAAAAGCCTTCGCGTAG
- a CDS encoding HEAT repeat domain-containing protein yields the protein MSSFFKIRNVSFYVVLLSSLSLSGLKAESISISKQNGGLAKQVDAPDDSAETPGSGESSTDGNSSGGLNVDDPRNLTEESDGISSYEKRKRKDLTPKERQEIDYDLSLKKGILTVFRAEAEKRYKVLDRIALTHSIPRVRAAAVLAIGRMGKGGVRTLHHVIERDGEAVRQAAYKALADIGSPSSLDYFFRGIKSNDPDIQFSSWRGMGKTKDPSARDILIRQGIRSSRTEIVKASILGLAAFQVNDDLKLFKTYLESEDPELQKTAIEALGIHRTRASLRILEQTLETKPELVRNIIEAIGQNTSLYGTYSFIRILESSTSDELTQRVLAQLYLRKAFYQFGTIQVEGGSSQENPYPTSRKMRNLTVGEVGKILKKSDRRFIQKVGDKYVEDHYYLLLLESKNPESYYETFQSWVFGPYLKIRTIIAPPKEKKKGKGKYRRKENKFTPASEMEETDPAANPSETENQPSNEGGQTPEN from the coding sequence ATGTCCTCATTTTTTAAAATTCGAAACGTATCGTTTTACGTTGTCCTTCTTTCTTCATTGAGTCTTTCCGGTCTGAAAGCGGAATCGATTTCAATTTCGAAACAAAACGGCGGGCTTGCGAAACAAGTCGACGCTCCTGACGACTCCGCGGAAACTCCTGGTTCGGGAGAATCTTCGACGGACGGAAATTCTTCCGGCGGTTTGAACGTGGACGATCCGCGAAATCTTACGGAGGAATCGGACGGAATTTCTTCGTATGAAAAAAGAAAACGAAAGGATCTCACTCCGAAAGAAAGACAAGAGATCGATTACGATCTTTCCCTCAAAAAAGGAATTCTGACCGTCTTCCGCGCGGAAGCGGAAAAACGTTATAAGGTTTTGGATCGGATCGCGCTCACTCATTCGATTCCGAGAGTGCGCGCCGCCGCCGTTTTAGCCATCGGTAGAATGGGAAAAGGCGGAGTAAGGACACTGCATCACGTCATCGAACGGGACGGAGAAGCGGTGAGACAGGCCGCCTACAAGGCGTTAGCCGATATCGGTTCCCCCTCTTCCTTGGATTATTTTTTCAGAGGAATCAAGTCGAACGATCCGGATATTCAGTTTTCCTCCTGGAGAGGAATGGGTAAAACCAAGGATCCTTCCGCTCGAGATATTTTGATCCGTCAGGGAATCCGTTCTTCCAGAACCGAAATCGTCAAGGCCTCCATCTTGGGTTTGGCCGCGTTTCAGGTAAACGACGACCTCAAACTATTCAAAACCTATTTGGAATCGGAAGATCCCGAACTTCAAAAGACCGCGATCGAAGCGTTGGGAATTCATAGAACCCGCGCTTCGCTTAGAATTTTGGAACAAACCCTCGAAACAAAACCGGAACTCGTGCGAAACATCATCGAGGCGATCGGCCAGAACACGAGTCTTTACGGAACCTATTCGTTTATTAGAATATTAGAAAGTTCCACTTCGGACGAATTGACTCAAAGGGTTTTGGCGCAGCTTTATCTGAGAAAGGCGTTTTATCAATTCGGAACGATTCAAGTCGAAGGAGGTTCTTCCCAAGAGAATCCTTATCCTACTTCGCGCAAGATGCGGAACCTAACCGTGGGAGAAGTCGGTAAGATTTTGAAGAAGAGCGATCGTCGTTTTATCCAAAAGGTCGGCGATAAATACGTGGAAGATCATTATTACCTTCTTCTTTTGGAATCCAAAAATCCGGAAAGTTATTATGAAACCTTTCAATCCTGGGTGTTCGGTCCGTATTTGAAAATCAGAACGATCATTGCTCCTCCGAAAGAGAAAAAGAAAGGCAAAGGCAAATATCGGAGAAAGGAGAACAAGTTCACTCCCGCTTCGGAGATGGAAGAGACCGACCCTGCCGCCAATCCGTCCGAAACGGAAAATCAACCTTCCAACGAAGGCGGACAAACTCCGGAGAATTGA
- a CDS encoding response regulator, which produces MKKSVLIVDDNDRYANNLKVWFEKKGFETVRAIDAAQGWEIYSKDKNRFHTIVTDITMETQTSGLWMIRRIHKDGYQGNKIIATTGFDFPGVMFFSASILPWFAGIGWMVPKVPLKEGTVVFLPTALKRKTNFESVL; this is translated from the coding sequence ATGAAAAAAAGCGTCTTGATCGTGGACGACAACGACCGCTACGCGAACAACCTCAAGGTATGGTTTGAAAAAAAAGGATTTGAAACCGTGCGCGCGATCGACGCGGCCCAAGGTTGGGAGATTTATTCCAAGGATAAGAACCGATTTCATACGATCGTGACGGACATCACGATGGAAACGCAAACTTCCGGTCTTTGGATGATCCGCAGGATTCACAAGGACGGATATCAGGGAAACAAAATCATCGCGACCACCGGTTTCGATTTTCCCGGCGTGATGTTTTTTTCGGCTTCGATTCTTCCTTGGTTTGCTGGAATCGGTTGGATGGTTCCTAAGGTTCCGCTCAAGGAAGGAACGGTCGTGTTCCTTCCTACCGCGTTAAAAAGAAAAACGAACTTCGAATCCGTTCTTTAA
- a CDS encoding ABC transporter ATP-binding protein: MKFFFRLLSYSVRYKYRFSLGIVFALLTAILNAVSLTALIPLFDSLGNDKQTRFQLQMTLPEQRILLKQKVFGEESLDGLERTKLLLIDAKEWVNGRTKGLEPKEVVWAICIIVMPLYLLKLITYLLSVFCIATAGYKAVRDIRQELFEKNQLLPLTYFFKEKTGLMMSRIINDVEVVAAVISSNFRDATINFFYVVTHLMVLLYLNTELLLIACLTVPVIILPVTLFTRKITKSTARSQEKMADLNANIQEMISGIKVIRVFNSETYEQEKFGKINHNVYRRNFKGQFYLQIAPSLVELTSSIVVLGFFAAGASLIYNGRFTQGEFMAFLLTLLFLLRPLTQLSQMVGKITQSIASGKRIFEIIDLETEDHSEESKVAASPLSQSIEFKNLFFSYPGTNAAVLKDINLKVKKGETIALIGASGCGKSTLMDLLPRFFDPTSGSIEFDGVDVRDISLGDLRKKIGIVTQDIFLFHGTVADNIAYGKPGATRKDVIRAARLAHAHDFIKQMDKGYDSILGVRGLNLSGGQRQRLVIARALLRDPEIMILDEATSALDVESERLVSDALRRLYANRTTFVIAHRLSTIKDIPRIIVMDNGKIVEEGNHNSLYEQNGIYRKLSDNQFAANNGVLP, encoded by the coding sequence ATGAAGTTTTTTTTCAGACTTCTATCGTATTCCGTACGTTATAAGTATCGATTCTCGCTCGGAATCGTCTTCGCGTTGTTAACCGCGATCTTAAACGCGGTTTCCTTAACGGCTCTGATCCCCTTATTCGATTCTCTCGGCAACGACAAACAAACACGCTTTCAACTGCAGATGACCCTGCCCGAACAGAGAATTCTCCTGAAACAAAAAGTATTCGGGGAAGAATCCTTGGACGGTCTCGAACGAACCAAACTTCTTTTGATCGACGCGAAGGAATGGGTCAACGGAAGAACCAAAGGTCTCGAACCGAAAGAAGTCGTTTGGGCGATCTGCATCATCGTGATGCCTTTGTATCTTCTCAAATTGATTACGTATTTATTATCCGTTTTCTGCATCGCGACCGCAGGTTACAAAGCAGTGCGCGACATTCGGCAGGAACTTTTCGAAAAGAATCAGCTTCTTCCTTTGACGTATTTCTTTAAGGAGAAGACCGGTTTGATGATGAGTAGAATCATCAACGACGTCGAAGTCGTGGCAGCGGTGATTTCCAGCAACTTTCGGGACGCTACGATCAACTTCTTTTACGTCGTTACGCACTTGATGGTATTATTATATTTGAATACGGAACTTCTGTTGATCGCATGCCTCACGGTTCCGGTCATCATTCTTCCCGTGACGTTGTTTACGAGAAAGATCACCAAGTCCACCGCGAGATCCCAGGAGAAGATGGCCGATCTCAACGCGAACATCCAAGAGATGATTTCCGGAATCAAGGTGATCCGCGTTTTTAACTCGGAAACGTACGAACAGGAAAAGTTCGGTAAGATCAATCACAACGTCTACCGAAGAAACTTCAAAGGGCAGTTTTATCTTCAGATCGCTCCTTCTCTCGTCGAGTTGACTTCTTCGATCGTGGTTCTCGGTTTTTTTGCCGCGGGCGCGAGTTTGATCTACAACGGAAGATTCACGCAAGGGGAATTCATGGCCTTCTTGTTGACGCTTCTCTTTCTGCTCAGACCTCTTACGCAGCTTTCCCAGATGGTCGGAAAGATCACGCAGTCCATCGCTTCCGGGAAAAGAATTTTCGAAATCATCGATTTGGAAACGGAAGATCACAGCGAAGAAAGCAAAGTCGCGGCTTCTCCCTTGTCGCAGAGCATCGAATTTAAGAATTTATTTTTCTCGTATCCGGGAACCAATGCGGCCGTTTTAAAAGACATCAATCTGAAAGTGAAAAAGGGTGAAACGATTGCGTTGATCGGCGCCAGCGGTTGCGGCAAGTCCACGCTCATGGACTTGCTTCCGCGGTTTTTCGATCCGACCTCCGGTTCGATCGAGTTTGACGGAGTCGATGTGCGCGACATCAGCCTCGGCGATCTTCGCAAAAAGATAGGAATCGTAACTCAGGATATTTTTCTCTTTCACGGAACGGTTGCGGATAATATCGCCTATGGAAAACCGGGGGCGACCCGCAAGGACGTGATCCGCGCGGCCAGGCTTGCGCACGCGCACGACTTTATCAAACAGATGGACAAAGGATACGACAGTATTCTCGGAGTTCGGGGTTTGAATCTTTCCGGCGGACAAAGACAACGTCTCGTGATCGCGCGCGCTTTGTTGCGCGACCCGGAAATCATGATCTTGGACGAAGCGACTTCCGCTCTCGACGTGGAATCGGAAAGACTCGTCAGCGACGCTCTCCGAAGATTGTACGCCAACAGAACTACATTCGTAATCGCTCATAGACTTTCCACGATCAAGGACATTCCCCGGATCATCGTCATGGACAACGGCAAGATCGTGGAAGAGGGAAATCACAATTCCTTATATGAGCAAAACGGAATCTACCGAAAACTTTCGGACAATCAATTTGCGGCTAATAACGGAGTATTACCATGA
- a CDS encoding anthranilate synthase component II: protein MLLLIDNYDSFTYNLYQYFCQIGNDVEVYRNDKITLNEINELKPKGIILSPGPGRPEDSKVCLDVIRELGGKLPIFGVCLGHQAIGLVHGGKIVSAPSIMHGKVSLIEHDGKDIYRGVPSPFVATRYHSLVIQPESMPKELEVASKTHDGVIMGVRHKTKKHLYGVQFHPESIMTSAGLDLVRNFSSIVQEL from the coding sequence ATGCTTCTCCTCATCGACAATTACGATTCTTTCACATACAATCTTTATCAGTATTTCTGTCAGATCGGAAACGACGTCGAAGTTTATCGAAACGATAAAATCACGTTAAACGAAATCAACGAACTCAAACCGAAAGGAATCATTCTTTCTCCGGGACCGGGTCGTCCCGAAGATTCCAAGGTTTGTCTGGACGTGATCCGCGAACTCGGCGGCAAACTTCCTATCTTCGGGGTTTGTCTCGGACATCAGGCGATCGGTCTCGTTCACGGCGGTAAAATCGTTTCCGCACCTTCGATCATGCACGGTAAGGTTTCTTTGATCGAACACGACGGTAAGGACATCTACAGAGGAGTCCCTTCTCCGTTCGTCGCAACGCGTTATCATTCTCTCGTGATTCAACCCGAAAGTATGCCGAAGGAATTGGAAGTCGCTTCCAAAACGCACGACGGCGTGATCATGGGCGTTCGTCACAAAACCAAAAAGCATCTTTACGGAGTTCAATTTCATCCGGAATCCATCATGACCAGCGCCGGACTGGATCTGGTCAGAAACTTTTCCTCAATCGTCCAGGAGCTATGA
- the trpE gene encoding anthranilate synthase component I codes for METPVSLFAKWGCESSKNSFLLESVEGGEKLGRNSFLGKTPSRILQGKNGLFYITVGDEPATEIITYDPLVLLENLLGDDVYVQDYRLPPFAGGAVGFLSFSAVRYYENIPDTKPEDENAPDCYFAICDELLVVDHIDHVLRIVVNARIGEFDSLRECYDAALKKIDFIEEEIRNGVIPDEIKNPKAVHGTLQLNPNIPDEEYKKNVERAKEYIKAGDIFQVVPSRKLQFKPEVSPFQIYRGLRTVNPSPYMYYLKLGEITIVGSSPEIMVKYAGNQTYLRPIAGTRPRGKNASEDQYLEENLLADPKEIAEHIMLVDLGRNDLGRVCMPGSVRVNDFKVIEKYSHVMHIVSQCSGELDEEKTVYDLIRATLPAGTVSGAPKIRAMEIIDELETTRRAIYSGALGYISFSGESDLAIIIRTIVFYGDTAFLQAGGGVVYDSVAESELEETKNKMAALLKAVEFARNGLKGEWK; via the coding sequence ATGGAGACCCCGGTCTCGCTGTTTGCAAAATGGGGATGTGAATCGTCAAAAAATTCTTTCCTGCTCGAATCCGTCGAAGGCGGTGAAAAGCTGGGAAGAAATTCCTTTCTGGGAAAAACGCCTTCCCGGATTCTGCAAGGGAAGAACGGCCTTTTTTATATCACCGTAGGCGACGAACCTGCGACCGAAATCATCACATACGATCCTTTGGTGCTTCTGGAAAATCTTCTCGGAGACGACGTTTACGTTCAGGATTATCGTTTGCCTCCGTTTGCGGGCGGCGCGGTAGGATTTTTGTCCTTCTCCGCGGTTCGTTATTATGAAAACATTCCCGATACGAAGCCCGAGGATGAAAACGCCCCCGATTGTTACTTCGCGATTTGCGACGAACTTCTCGTGGTCGATCATATCGATCACGTTTTAAGAATCGTGGTCAACGCAAGGATCGGAGAATTCGATTCTCTCAGAGAATGTTACGACGCCGCTCTCAAAAAAATCGATTTTATCGAAGAGGAAATCCGAAACGGAGTCATCCCCGATGAAATCAAAAATCCGAAAGCCGTCCACGGAACTTTACAACTAAATCCGAATATTCCGGATGAGGAATATAAGAAGAATGTGGAGCGCGCCAAGGAATACATCAAGGCGGGCGATATCTTTCAAGTCGTTCCTTCCAGAAAGCTCCAATTTAAACCGGAGGTTTCTCCGTTTCAAATCTATCGCGGCTTGAGAACGGTCAATCCGAGTCCTTACATGTATTATCTGAAACTTGGGGAAATCACGATCGTGGGAAGTTCTCCCGAAATCATGGTGAAATACGCGGGCAATCAGACGTATTTGCGTCCGATCGCCGGAACCCGTCCCCGAGGCAAGAACGCGAGCGAGGATCAATATCTCGAAGAGAATCTTCTCGCGGATCCGAAGGAAATCGCGGAACATATCATGCTCGTCGATCTAGGACGCAACGATCTCGGAAGAGTTTGTATGCCGGGAAGCGTCCGCGTGAACGACTTCAAAGTCATCGAAAAATATTCTCACGTGATGCATATCGTGAGTCAATGTTCGGGCGAACTCGACGAGGAAAAAACCGTTTACGATCTGATCCGCGCGACTCTTCCGGCCGGAACTGTTTCGGGCGCTCCGAAAATCCGCGCGATGGAAATCATCGACGAATTGGAGACCACACGCCGCGCGATCTATTCGGGAGCGCTCGGTTATATCTCTTTTTCCGGAGAAAGCGATCTCGCGATCATCATCCGCACGATCGTGTTCTACGGAGACACCGCATTCTTACAAGCGGGCGGAGGAGTCGTGTACGATTCCGTCGCCGAGTCGGAACTGGAAGAAACAAAAAATAAAATGGCCGCACTTTTGAAAGCGGTGGAGTTCGCGAGAAACGGACTCAAAGGAGAATGGAAGTAA
- a CDS encoding acyl-CoA dehydrogenase family protein, protein MEFALSSEQKELRELARKFAKEEMRPRAEHHDHTGEYPIEVLKKAWEIGLMNIHIEPQFNGSGMAELDDVIIGEELFWGCSAMATAILANNLALAPVLLGASDRIKKEFVQPMTEEFKLAAYAVTEPGAGSDVAAIRTSAKKVGDEYIINGSKMWITNAGYADWFFVLTKTDPSAGHKGITGFIVDAKSPGIIMGKKEINMGQKCSDTRGITFEDVKVPAWQMVGREGEGFKIAMGAFDHTRPGVAIGAVGVARAAMEHSINYANTRNTFGRPIMDNQGISFMIAEMARDIEAGRLLCYQAAWMIDNGFRNTYQASIAKMFCADMAMRVCTDAVQVLGGYGFNTEYPVEKLMRDAKIFQIYEGTSQIQRMIVSRFLADGKGIEGPNL, encoded by the coding sequence ATGGAATTTGCCCTTTCCAGCGAACAGAAAGAATTACGCGAACTCGCCCGAAAATTCGCGAAAGAGGAAATGCGTCCTCGCGCGGAACATCACGATCATACGGGAGAATATCCCATTGAAGTCTTAAAGAAAGCCTGGGAAATCGGGCTGATGAACATTCACATCGAACCTCAGTTCAACGGTTCGGGAATGGCGGAACTCGACGATGTTATCATCGGTGAAGAATTATTCTGGGGTTGTTCCGCGATGGCGACCGCAATCCTTGCAAACAATCTCGCGTTAGCCCCGGTTCTCTTAGGAGCGAGCGATCGAATCAAAAAAGAATTCGTTCAACCTATGACGGAAGAATTCAAACTCGCCGCTTATGCGGTAACCGAACCGGGCGCGGGTTCGGACGTTGCGGCGATCCGCACCTCCGCAAAAAAAGTCGGAGACGAATACATCATCAATGGATCCAAAATGTGGATCACCAACGCGGGTTACGCGGATTGGTTTTTCGTTCTTACCAAAACCGATCCGTCCGCGGGCCACAAAGGAATCACGGGCTTTATCGTAGATGCCAAATCACCCGGCATCATCATGGGAAAGAAAGAAATCAACATGGGACAGAAATGTTCCGACACACGCGGAATCACATTCGAAGACGTGAAAGTTCCCGCGTGGCAAATGGTAGGACGCGAAGGAGAAGGTTTTAAAATCGCGATGGGAGCTTTCGACCACACACGTCCCGGAGTTGCGATCGGAGCCGTCGGCGTCGCAAGAGCCGCGATGGAACATTCCATCAATTATGCGAACACGCGCAATACCTTCGGTCGTCCGATCATGGACAACCAGGGAATTTCCTTTATGATCGCGGAAATGGCGCGCGATATCGAAGCCGGAAGACTTCTTTGTTATCAAGCCGCTTGGATGATCGACAACGGATTCAGAAACACGTATCAAGCCTCCATCGCGAAGATGTTCTGCGCGGATATGGCTATGAGAGTTTGTACGGACGCGGTTCAAGTTCTTGGCGGATACGGATTCAACACCGAATATCCGGTTGAAAAATTAATGAGAGACGCTAAGATCTTCCAAATCTACGAAGGAACTTCGCAAATTCAAAGAATGATCGTTTCTCGTTTCCTCGCCGACGGAAAGGGAATCGAGGGACCGAACCTCTGA
- a CDS encoding TIGR02206 family membrane protein, which produces MEQRFQIGSDLHYGLLFLTALLVFVLIWIAKKDKTGILSKRIGFVIASILIVNYIVYVIYRIDSGHWEIRYDLPMEFCNWSMIVTSIALFTHNRTFAELSYFWVMSGSINGVVTPDLQVTFPHIYFFIFFIAHSGLVIASLYIVFGLKLEPRPWAILRAFLYSQVFFVSAFFIDYLLDGNYGYMMAKPNGGSALDLLGDWPYYLIQMQMIGTAFFFFLYLPFYFKNRKSLKLSMN; this is translated from the coding sequence ATGGAACAACGATTTCAAATAGGATCCGATCTTCATTACGGATTGCTCTTTCTAACAGCGCTCTTGGTCTTCGTTTTGATTTGGATCGCGAAGAAGGACAAAACCGGAATTCTTTCCAAAAGAATCGGTTTCGTGATCGCTTCGATTCTGATTGTAAATTATATCGTCTACGTAATTTATCGGATCGATTCCGGTCATTGGGAAATCCGCTACGACCTTCCGATGGAATTCTGCAACTGGTCGATGATCGTAACTTCCATTGCGTTGTTCACACACAATCGAACGTTCGCCGAACTTTCGTATTTTTGGGTGATGAGCGGATCGATCAACGGAGTTGTAACGCCCGATCTGCAGGTTACTTTTCCCCATATCTATTTCTTTATCTTTTTTATCGCGCATTCGGGACTGGTTATTGCTTCCTTGTATATCGTATTCGGTTTGAAATTGGAGCCCCGCCCTTGGGCGATTTTACGGGCGTTTTTGTATTCCCAGGTTTTCTTCGTCTCCGCGTTCTTCATAGATTATCTGCTTGATGGAAACTACGGGTATATGATGGCAAAACCGAATGGAGGCTCCGCTCTTGATCTTCTCGGCGATTGGCCCTACTATTTGATTCAGATGCAGATGATCGGAACCGCGTTCTTCTTTTTCTTGTATTTGCCATTCTATTTTAAGAATCGCAAATCATTAAAACTTTCGATGAATTGA
- a CDS encoding acetyl-CoA C-acetyltransferase has translation MEEAVILDGIRTPFGNFGGTLKDLSAVDLGVLASKAILEKTGVSPDAIGESIFGNVIPTGKEAIYLARHIGLKTGLPLAVPALTLNRLCGSGMEAIVQAAKKIYLGDADAVLAGGVESMSNAPYVVRNARWGVRYGSAEFEDTLEQGLTDQFVGLIMGQTAENLADQYKISRQEQDEWAATSQTRAEKATNEGRLKEEILPVTIGGKKPVTLEKDEFIKGAAGAEKLGTLKAVFRDGGTVTAGNASGLNDGAAATIVASASYAKKLGKKPLAIIRGYGHAGCDPAKMGIGPALAIPAALKKAGLKLSDMSLVEVNEAFAAQYLAVQKELGLDPAITNVNGGAVAIGHPLGASGARVTITLAYELKRRKAKYGVASLCIGGGQGIALVLENPEA, from the coding sequence ATGGAAGAAGCGGTCATCCTGGACGGTATTAGAACCCCGTTCGGTAATTTTGGAGGAACTCTCAAGGACCTCAGTGCGGTGGATTTGGGAGTTTTGGCTTCGAAGGCAATCTTAGAAAAAACCGGAGTTTCTCCGGATGCGATCGGCGAATCGATTTTCGGAAACGTAATTCCGACCGGTAAGGAAGCGATTTACCTCGCGCGTCATATCGGTTTGAAAACCGGTCTTCCCCTCGCGGTTCCCGCGTTGACGTTGAACCGTCTTTGCGGCTCCGGCATGGAAGCGATCGTGCAAGCCGCTAAGAAGATTTATCTCGGCGATGCGGACGCGGTTCTCGCGGGCGGCGTCGAGTCGATGAGCAACGCGCCTTACGTTGTAAGAAACGCCCGTTGGGGAGTTCGCTACGGTTCCGCCGAATTCGAAGACACTCTCGAACAAGGTCTTACCGATCAGTTTGTCGGTTTAATCATGGGTCAAACCGCGGAGAATCTTGCGGACCAATATAAAATTTCCAGACAAGAACAAGACGAGTGGGCGGCGACTTCTCAAACTCGTGCTGAAAAGGCTACGAACGAAGGCCGTTTGAAAGAGGAGATTCTTCCCGTTACGATCGGCGGTAAAAAACCGGTTACATTAGAAAAAGATGAATTTATCAAAGGCGCTGCGGGTGCGGAAAAACTCGGAACCTTAAAAGCGGTTTTCCGCGACGGTGGAACGGTCACCGCTGGAAACGCTTCCGGGTTGAACGACGGAGCCGCTGCGACGATCGTTGCATCCGCTTCGTACGCCAAGAAACTCGGTAAAAAACCGCTCGCGATCATTCGCGGTTACGGTCATGCGGGTTGTGATCCTGCGAAGATGGGAATCGGACCTGCACTTGCGATTCCTGCCGCTCTGAAAAAAGCGGGATTGAAACTTTCCGATATGAGTTTAGTGGAAGTCAACGAAGCGTTTGCGGCTCAGTATCTCGCGGTTCAAAAAGAACTCGGTTTGGATCCTGCGATCACCAACGTGAACGGCGGTGCGGTTGCGATCGGACATCCGCTTGGAGCTTCGGGTGCAAGAGTTACCATCACTCTCGCATACGAACTCAAGAGAAGAAAGGCGAAATACGGAGTGGCTTCTCTTTGTATCGGAGGCGGTCAGGGGATCGCTCTCGTTCTGGAAAATCCGGAAGCATAA